One stretch of Methanosphaera sp. WGK6 DNA includes these proteins:
- the galE gene encoding UDP-glucose 4-epimerase GalE, translated as MILIVGGAGYIGSHVNKSLNEAGYETIVLDNLSYGHEESVKWGRLCNCDLSNIDDVDEVFNKYDISAVMHFSSFIDVGESVTNPEKYYNNNVVNTMNLLHVMLKHNVKKFIFSSTCATYGIPQKIPLVEDHPQNPINPYGWTKLMVERILKDYDTAYGLKSVILRYFNASGADASGIIGEWHNPETHLIPLILDAAIGKRENIKIFGTDYDTPDGTCIRDYIHVTDLADAHIKSLQYLEKNNESNQFNLGNGQGFSVKEVIESVKEVTNKEFQVIETERREGDPAILIGSSKKAKETLGWNPQYTDIKQIIETAWNWHKKLNKEYL; from the coding sequence TTGATTTTAATTGTTGGTGGAGCCGGATATATTGGTTCTCATGTAAATAAGTCTTTAAATGAAGCAGGATATGAAACAATTGTCTTAGATAATCTAAGTTATGGACACGAAGAATCAGTTAAATGGGGTAGACTATGCAACTGTGATTTAAGTAATATTGATGATGTAGATGAAGTATTTAATAAATATGATATTTCTGCAGTAATGCATTTCTCATCATTTATAGATGTAGGTGAATCAGTAACAAATCCTGAAAAATATTATAACAACAATGTAGTAAACACAATGAATTTATTGCATGTAATGTTAAAACACAATGTTAAAAAATTCATATTTTCTTCTACATGTGCAACATATGGAATACCTCAAAAAATACCCTTAGTAGAAGACCATCCACAAAATCCAATAAATCCCTATGGATGGACAAAACTAATGGTTGAGAGAATATTAAAAGATTATGATACAGCATATGGATTAAAATCAGTAATACTTCGTTATTTCAATGCATCAGGAGCTGATGCATCTGGAATAATAGGAGAATGGCATAACCCAGAAACACATTTAATACCATTAATATTAGATGCAGCAATAGGAAAACGAGAAAATATTAAAATTTTTGGAACAGATTATGATACACCTGATGGAACATGTATAAGGGATTATATTCATGTTACTGATCTTGCTGATGCACATATAAAATCACTTCAATATCTAGAAAAAAATAATGAAAGCAATCAATTTAACCTAGGAAATGGACAAGGATTCTCAGTAAAAGAAGTTATAGAATCTGTAAAAGAAGTTACAAACAAAGAATTCCAAGTAATAGAAACAGAAAGACGAGAAGGGGATCCAGCAATACTCATAGGTAGTTCAAAAAAAGCAAAAGAAACACTAGGTTGGAATCCACAATACACAGATATAAAACAAATAATTGAAACAGCATGGAATTGGCATAAAAAATTAAACAAGGAATACCTATGA
- a CDS encoding glycosyltransferase family 2 protein, which translates to MNNTVCAVVVTFNRKELLIKCLDSLLNQTLKPDAIYIVDNNSTDNTPELLKQNNYLTQTSIINTNEIWTSQTKYDEVKIKYIHLPENIGGAGGFYHGVKEAYDDNYDFIWIMDDDAFPTKTCLENLKPYFNLEDTVGLASLKLDLEDNILYHHRGYFNFKHGLPIQEHITDEDIKNPVKDIDMVSFVGLLVKREAITKIGFPKKEFFIHTDDLEYCIRLRSVGKIKLIPKSIIKHAEGSVKGTFKKTVLGITANRRPYDKLWINYYMQRNLIWIGRKYSENKLSLYTTILKNYLMTIIGILVFDDHKYRRIKFFTNAYLDGFKSNFDNKKAKQILYN; encoded by the coding sequence ATGAACAACACAGTATGTGCAGTAGTAGTAACATTTAATCGTAAAGAACTATTAATTAAATGTCTAGATTCACTATTAAATCAAACATTAAAACCTGATGCAATATACATAGTAGATAATAACTCAACAGACAACACACCAGAACTACTAAAACAAAACAACTATCTAACTCAAACATCAATCATAAATACAAATGAAATATGGACATCACAAACAAAATATGATGAAGTAAAAATCAAATACATTCATTTACCTGAAAACATAGGTGGTGCTGGAGGATTCTATCATGGAGTCAAAGAAGCATATGACGATAACTATGATTTTATATGGATAATGGATGATGATGCTTTTCCAACAAAAACATGTCTTGAAAATCTAAAACCATACTTCAACTTAGAAGATACAGTAGGACTAGCAAGTCTAAAATTAGATCTAGAAGATAATATATTATATCATCATAGAGGATACTTTAACTTTAAACATGGACTACCCATACAAGAACACATAACAGATGAAGATATTAAAAATCCAGTAAAAGATATAGATATGGTATCATTTGTAGGATTACTTGTAAAAAGAGAAGCAATAACAAAAATTGGTTTTCCAAAAAAAGAATTCTTCATACATACAGATGATTTAGAATACTGTATTAGACTTAGAAGTGTAGGAAAAATTAAATTAATACCTAAAAGTATAATAAAACATGCAGAAGGTAGTGTAAAAGGAACATTTAAAAAAACAGTACTTGGTATAACAGCAAATAGACGACCATATGACAAACTATGGATAAACTATTATATGCAAAGAAATCTCATATGGATTGGGAGAAAATATTCTGAAAACAAACTATCATTATACACAACAATTCTAAAAAATTATCTCATGACAATTATAGGAATACTAGTATTTGATGATCATAAATATAGAAGAATCAAATTCTTCACAAATGCATATCTTGATGGATTTAAATCAAATTTTGATAATAAAAAAGCAAAACAGATTTTATATAACTAA
- the fen gene encoding flap endonuclease-1: MGVKFKDITNPEPIGMKELRGKILTIDASNTIYKFLSSMRQADGTPLKDINGNITSHLNGIMFQTATLIEKEIKPVYVFDGKAPELKKETQQKRIQVKKESEQKYIEAKNAGDVENARKYAARTTHINREIIESSKKLLDLMGIPYIQSKTEGEAQASYMVAQNDAWAVVSQDYDCLQFGATRMLKNFRLSKKQSKNLELISLEKTLKELELTREQLVDVAMLVGTDFNEGVYGIGAKKGIKLIHKHGTLENALRELDETMEVDPDLIREIFLNPDVVTDYDLTFRRPKKEQLIDFLCGDHDFDELRTTNAIKKLQQKTAQTSLENWF; encoded by the coding sequence ATGGGAGTAAAATTTAAAGACATAACAAATCCAGAACCTATTGGAATGAAAGAATTACGAGGAAAAATACTAACAATTGATGCTTCAAATACAATATACAAATTCTTATCAAGTATGAGACAAGCAGATGGAACACCATTAAAAGACATAAATGGTAATATAACATCACATTTAAATGGAATAATGTTTCAAACAGCCACACTAATTGAAAAAGAAATAAAACCAGTATATGTATTTGATGGAAAAGCTCCCGAACTAAAAAAAGAAACCCAACAAAAAAGAATTCAGGTTAAAAAAGAATCAGAACAAAAATACATTGAAGCAAAAAATGCGGGAGATGTGGAAAATGCAAGAAAATATGCTGCAAGAACAACACACATCAATCGTGAAATAATAGAATCCTCTAAAAAATTACTTGATTTAATGGGTATACCCTACATACAATCAAAAACAGAAGGAGAAGCACAAGCATCATACATGGTAGCTCAAAATGATGCATGGGCAGTTGTTTCACAAGATTATGATTGTCTTCAATTTGGAGCAACAAGAATGCTTAAAAACTTCAGATTATCCAAAAAACAATCTAAAAATCTAGAATTAATATCACTCGAAAAAACATTAAAAGAACTAGAATTAACAAGAGAACAATTAGTGGATGTAGCAATGCTTGTAGGAACTGATTTTAATGAAGGAGTATATGGAATTGGTGCTAAAAAAGGAATTAAACTCATACATAAACATGGAACATTAGAAAATGCTTTAAGAGAATTAGATGAAACTATGGAAGTAGATCCTGATTTAATAAGAGAAATATTCCTGAATCCTGATGTTGTTACAGATTATGATTTAACATTCAGAAGACCTAAAAAAGAACAATTAATTGATTTTTTATGTGGGGATCATGATTTTGATGAACTAAGAACAACAAATGCAATAAAAAAATTACAACAAAAAACAGCACAAACTAGCCTTGAAAATTGGTTTTAA
- a CDS encoding adenosylhomocysteinase: MTYDIKDINLAPEGEKKIKWVQRHMPVLESIKKEFEETKPFEGITIGSCLHLEPKTINLGLTLQAGGAEVVMTGCNPLSTQDDATAAGAKLGLNMYGWTGQTNEEYYEQLNKVLDYEPDIVIDDGADLIFLIHKERPELLEKLRGGCEETTTGIHRLKAMHHDNALKIPVMAVNDSYMKYLFDNRYGTGQSTFDSIMGTTNSVIAGQTVVVCGYGWCGRGIAMRADGLGANVIVTEVDPIRALEAKMDGYRVMTVQKALEEADIVVTATGNRDIISGDDFKHVKDGCMLANSGHFNVEINENDLAAQAVNRELLKPDIEGFEMPDGRNIYLLAGGRLVNLAGEHGQGHPAEIMDLSFAMQALSAKRLLNEDMEPGVYKTRDEVDTEIARLKLKAMGVEIDQLSQEQEKYMNSWDVGT, encoded by the coding sequence ATGACATATGACATAAAAGATATTAATTTAGCTCCAGAAGGAGAAAAGAAAATCAAATGGGTTCAAAGACATATGCCTGTTTTAGAAAGTATCAAAAAAGAATTTGAAGAAACAAAACCATTTGAAGGAATCACTATTGGATCCTGTTTACATTTAGAACCTAAGACAATAAACTTAGGTCTAACATTACAAGCAGGAGGTGCTGAAGTTGTAATGACTGGATGCAACCCTCTATCAACACAAGATGATGCGACTGCTGCAGGTGCAAAATTAGGATTAAACATGTATGGTTGGACTGGTCAAACTAACGAAGAATACTATGAACAATTAAACAAAGTATTAGATTATGAACCAGACATTGTTATTGATGATGGAGCCGATTTAATCTTTTTAATACATAAAGAAAGACCAGAATTACTTGAAAAACTAAGAGGTGGATGTGAAGAAACTACAACAGGTATTCATAGATTAAAAGCTATGCATCACGATAATGCATTAAAAATACCAGTTATGGCTGTAAATGATTCATATATGAAATATTTATTTGATAACAGGTATGGAACAGGACAATCTACTTTTGATTCAATTATGGGAACAACAAATTCTGTAATTGCAGGACAAACTGTAGTTGTATGTGGTTATGGATGGTGTGGAAGAGGAATTGCTATGAGAGCAGATGGTCTTGGGGCAAATGTAATTGTTACAGAAGTAGATCCTATTAGAGCACTAGAAGCAAAAATGGATGGATACAGAGTAATGACTGTTCAAAAAGCACTTGAAGAAGCAGATATTGTAGTAACAGCAACAGGTAATCGTGATATTATTTCTGGTGATGACTTTAAACATGTGAAAGATGGTTGTATGTTAGCTAATTCAGGTCATTTTAATGTGGAAATTAATGAAAATGATCTTGCAGCTCAAGCAGTGAATAGAGAATTATTAAAACCAGACATTGAAGGATTTGAAATGCCTGATGGACGTAACATCTACCTATTAGCTGGTGGAAGACTAGTGAATCTTGCAGGTGAACATGGACAAGGACATCCTGCAGAAATTATGGATTTAAGTTTTGCAATGCAAGCATTATCAGCGAAAAGATTATTAAATGAAGATATGGAACCTGGAGTTTATAAAACAAGAGATGAAGTAGATACTGAAATAGCAAGATTAAAACTTAAAGCTATGGGTGTAGAAATAGATCAATTATCTCAAGAACAAGAAAAATATATGAATAGTTGGGATGTTGGTACATAA
- a CDS encoding CDC48 family AAA ATPase, whose protein sequence is MMENELKLKVAEAFSQSDIGQSVARIDPKCMEKLGLKDHDIIEIEGDKLTTASVMASQSDVSLGILRIDSYLRKNAGTSIGEQVTIRKAEIKEAKKVKLAPVDQEIAIQGNLNGAFLNRIVNKGDIIVTGVKKQQPRTNMGFDDFINQMMMSNMASIGEIKLAVINTRPLGPVKITENTHIEMETKPVDPSKYEGFDNLIDVSYEDIGGLQNEVKKIREMVEIPLKRPELFKQLGISAPKGVLLHGPPGTGKTLLAKAVANETNAHFIVINGPEIMSKYVGGSEEQLRELFEEAEENSPSIIFIDEIDAIAPKRAEVSGDVERRTVAQLLTLMDGLKSRGEVVVIGATNRPDAIDEALRRPGRFDREIEIGVPDKDERKEILEVHTRNMPLAEDVNLDEITEVTHGFVGADLEALCKEAAMRVLRRILPEIQTDKEVPADVLEKMILQKTDFKNALKEIQPSALREVLVQIPDVNWDDVGGLDDAKQELKEAVEWPLKNPEKFKQFGITPPKGVILTGIPGTGKTLLAKAVANESDANFISVKGPELLSKWVGDSEKGIREIFRKARQTAPTVIFFDEIDSIASARGYGNDSGVTQRVVNQLLTEMDGMEELHDISVIAATNRKDIIDPALLRPGRFDRHVEVGLPDQKSREAIFKVHTKDMPLAEDVNIEELARRTEGFVGADIEAVCREAVLLTLREDLESVEVYMSEFETAMKKVKPIKETESVSYN, encoded by the coding sequence ATTATGGAAAACGAATTAAAATTAAAAGTAGCAGAAGCATTCTCACAAAGCGACATAGGCCAATCAGTAGCACGTATTGATCCAAAATGTATGGAAAAATTAGGATTAAAAGACCATGACATTATTGAAATAGAAGGCGACAAACTTACAACAGCAAGTGTAATGGCATCACAATCCGATGTAAGCCTAGGCATACTCAGAATAGATAGCTATCTTAGAAAAAACGCTGGAACATCCATTGGAGAACAAGTAACAATACGAAAAGCAGAAATCAAAGAAGCAAAAAAAGTAAAACTAGCACCAGTAGACCAAGAAATTGCAATACAAGGAAACTTAAACGGAGCATTCTTAAACAGAATAGTAAATAAAGGAGATATCATAGTAACAGGTGTTAAAAAACAACAACCACGAACAAACATGGGTTTTGATGACTTCATAAATCAAATGATGATGTCCAATATGGCATCCATTGGTGAAATTAAACTAGCAGTAATAAACACAAGACCTTTAGGTCCTGTAAAAATAACAGAAAATACACATATAGAAATGGAAACAAAACCAGTAGATCCAAGTAAATATGAAGGATTTGATAATCTAATAGATGTATCCTACGAAGACATAGGTGGACTACAAAATGAAGTAAAAAAAATACGAGAAATGGTTGAAATTCCACTTAAACGACCAGAATTATTCAAACAATTAGGAATATCAGCACCAAAAGGAGTATTATTACATGGCCCACCAGGTACTGGAAAAACACTACTTGCAAAAGCAGTAGCAAATGAAACAAATGCACACTTCATAGTAATCAATGGTCCAGAAATTATGAGCAAATATGTTGGAGGATCAGAAGAACAATTAAGAGAACTATTTGAAGAAGCAGAAGAAAACAGCCCATCAATCATATTTATAGATGAAATCGATGCTATCGCACCAAAACGAGCAGAAGTAAGTGGAGATGTAGAACGAAGAACAGTAGCACAACTTCTCACATTAATGGATGGTCTTAAAAGCAGAGGAGAAGTAGTTGTAATTGGAGCAACCAACAGACCAGATGCAATAGATGAAGCATTAAGAAGACCAGGTCGATTTGATAGAGAAATAGAAATAGGTGTACCAGACAAAGATGAAAGAAAAGAAATACTTGAAGTACATACACGAAATATGCCACTAGCAGAAGATGTAAATCTTGATGAAATTACAGAAGTAACCCATGGATTTGTAGGAGCAGATCTAGAAGCACTATGTAAAGAAGCAGCAATGAGAGTACTTAGAAGAATACTTCCAGAAATACAAACTGATAAAGAAGTACCAGCAGACGTACTTGAAAAAATGATTCTACAAAAAACAGATTTCAAAAATGCATTAAAAGAAATTCAACCATCAGCACTCCGAGAAGTATTAGTACAAATCCCTGATGTAAACTGGGACGATGTAGGTGGATTAGATGATGCAAAACAAGAATTAAAAGAAGCTGTAGAATGGCCACTTAAAAACCCTGAAAAATTCAAACAATTCGGAATCACACCACCAAAAGGAGTAATTCTTACAGGAATACCAGGTACTGGAAAAACATTACTTGCAAAAGCAGTAGCAAATGAAAGTGATGCAAATTTCATATCTGTAAAAGGACCAGAACTATTATCCAAATGGGTAGGAGATTCTGAAAAAGGAATACGAGAAATATTCAGAAAAGCAAGACAAACAGCACCTACCGTAATATTCTTCGATGAAATAGACTCAATAGCATCCGCAAGAGGATATGGAAATGATAGTGGTGTAACACAAAGAGTTGTAAATCAATTACTTACAGAAATGGATGGAATGGAAGAATTACATGACATATCAGTTATAGCAGCAACAAACAGAAAAGACATCATCGACCCAGCATTACTAAGACCTGGACGATTTGATAGACATGTAGAAGTAGGTCTTCCAGACCAAAAATCAAGAGAAGCAATATTTAAAGTACATACAAAAGACATGCCACTAGCAGAAGATGTTAACATTGAAGAACTTGCTAGAAGAACTGAAGGATTTGTAGGAGCAGATATTGAAGCAGTATGCCGTGAAGCAGTACTATTAACATTAAGAGAAGATCTTGAATCAGTAGAAGTATATATGTCCGAATTTGAAACTGCAATGAAAAAAGTTAAACCAATAAAAGAAACAGAATCAGTTTCATACAACTAA
- a CDS encoding prephenate dehydrogenase yields MTCDKNINITIIGGTRGLGKWIAEKLKQDGFNITITSRNKISGSKVAKKIDVNYSDNNIESIKDADIIIFSVPIEYMIQTIKEVAPNAPENSLLMDVTSVKTEPAQALKEYAPRNTEILPCHPMFGPRVPSIEGQSIILTPVEDRCELWFDKVYQYLKKQDAHIVISTPEEHDKTMSVVQGLTHFSYIAIASTIRKLNISVKKSREFASPVYSLMLDMISRIVSQNPYLYYSIQKSNKQTAISRKILVEECERLAKLIDENNEQEFVEDMSDSAKHLDEYEEALGRSDKAISSLTHDLNVIKSSIGKEKGFEHQYSKKIHIGIIQSMDADTVTIKNLRDKIITLKISNINILSDEETYEWKKKHLKQYMFDVSVVLPCTSDENILLDLLNSIDEVIDIHVKDIYLGKQIKEGYKSITFNYTTFSKEDRFIVEKYLIGIGGSIR; encoded by the coding sequence ATGACATGTGATAAAAATATTAATATTACCATTATAGGAGGTACACGAGGTTTAGGTAAATGGATTGCAGAGAAACTTAAACAAGATGGTTTTAATATTACAATCACAAGTCGTAACAAAATTTCAGGATCAAAAGTAGCTAAAAAAATAGATGTTAATTATAGTGATAATAATATTGAATCTATAAAAGATGCAGATATAATTATATTTAGTGTACCTATTGAATATATGATTCAAACAATTAAAGAAGTCGCACCAAATGCTCCTGAAAATTCCTTGTTGATGGATGTTACTTCTGTAAAAACTGAACCTGCTCAAGCACTTAAAGAATATGCTCCTAGAAATACAGAGATATTACCATGTCACCCTATGTTTGGACCACGTGTTCCTTCAATTGAAGGTCAGTCAATTATATTAACACCTGTTGAGGATAGATGTGAATTATGGTTTGATAAAGTATACCAATATCTTAAAAAACAAGATGCTCATATTGTAATAAGTACACCTGAAGAACATGATAAGACTATGAGTGTTGTTCAAGGATTAACTCATTTTTCATATATTGCAATTGCATCAACTATTAGAAAATTAAATATAAGTGTTAAAAAATCAAGAGAATTCGCTAGTCCTGTTTATAGTTTAATGTTAGATATGATTAGTCGTATTGTTTCACAAAACCCCTATTTATATTATTCAATACAAAAATCAAATAAACAAACAGCAATTTCTAGAAAAATATTAGTTGAAGAATGTGAACGATTAGCAAAACTTATTGATGAAAATAATGAACAGGAATTTGTAGAAGATATGAGTGATTCTGCAAAACATTTAGATGAATATGAAGAAGCATTAGGTAGATCAGATAAAGCTATTAGTAGTTTAACTCATGATTTGAATGTTATTAAATCATCCATTGGAAAAGAAAAAGGGTTTGAACATCAATATTCTAAGAAAATACATATAGGTATTATACAATCCATGGATGCTGATACTGTTACTATAAAAAATTTAAGAGATAAAATCATAACTTTAAAAATATCTAATATAAATATATTATCTGATGAAGAAACATATGAATGGAAAAAGAAACATTTGAAACAATATATGTTTGATGTTTCAGTTGTTTTACCCTGCACTAGTGATGAGAATATATTATTAGATTTATTAAATAGTATTGATGAAGTTATAGATATTCATGTAAAAGACATATATTTAGGTAAACAAATCAAGGAAGGTTATAAAAGTATAACTTTCAATTATACTACTTTTAGTAAAGAAGATAGATTTATTGTTGAGAAATATTTAATAGGTATTGGTGGATCTATTAGATAA
- a CDS encoding mRNA surveillance protein pelota → MQIKNQDKKIGLIELIPETIDDLWHLSHIVEKNDYISTLTTRRIQDNNSGKTRADRGVKKTFYLGVRVEKISFHKYTGMLRFTGIIESGPEELVPIGSYHTINVQINNSIKIQKNWNKWSLDRLNLAIEASKRPTEIIVAMEDNTTDLGIIKQYGIEYVGPIIGDISGKRNIQKDRNEKINQYYEDVTQVINQHGPVNKLIIIGPGFTKNGYYNYLEEYESELCKKAILESTGAGGHAGIQEVLKNGLIESLSKDAKIASETSLVNKLLEQIGKSSDMVTYGQKQVSTASNMGASEKLLVLDNLVKEKNIQNIMNITENMGGTVVIISSEHDAGKQLEALGSIAVFLRYPI, encoded by the coding sequence ATGCAAATAAAAAATCAAGATAAAAAAATAGGTTTAATCGAATTAATTCCTGAAACAATTGATGATTTATGGCATTTATCCCACATAGTTGAAAAAAATGATTATATTTCTACATTAACTACTCGAAGAATTCAAGATAATAATAGTGGTAAAACAAGAGCAGATAGAGGAGTTAAAAAAACATTCTATTTAGGTGTTCGTGTAGAAAAAATAAGTTTTCATAAATACACGGGAATGCTAAGATTCACTGGAATTATAGAATCAGGACCTGAAGAATTAGTACCTATTGGTTCTTATCACACAATAAATGTTCAAATAAACAATAGTATAAAAATACAAAAAAACTGGAATAAATGGTCATTAGATAGGTTAAATCTAGCAATAGAAGCATCTAAACGACCAACAGAAATTATAGTGGCAATGGAAGATAACACAACAGACCTTGGGATAATAAAACAATATGGTATTGAATATGTAGGTCCAATAATTGGAGATATATCTGGAAAAAGAAATATTCAAAAAGATCGTAATGAAAAAATTAATCAATACTATGAAGATGTGACTCAAGTAATTAATCAACATGGGCCAGTAAATAAACTAATTATTATAGGTCCTGGATTTACAAAGAATGGATATTATAATTATTTGGAAGAATATGAGTCTGAGTTATGTAAAAAAGCAATATTAGAAAGTACTGGTGCTGGTGGTCATGCAGGAATACAAGAAGTTTTAAAAAATGGGTTAATTGAATCATTATCCAAGGATGCTAAAATAGCATCAGAAACGTCACTTGTAAATAAACTACTAGAACAAATTGGAAAATCATCAGATATGGTAACTTATGGACAAAAACAAGTATCAACAGCATCAAATATGGGGGCTAGTGAAAAATTATTAGTACTTGATAATTTAGTAAAAGAAAAAAATATTCAAAATATAATGAATATAACTGAAAATATGGGTGGAACTGTTGTAATTATAAGTAGTGAACATGATGCAGGTAAACAACTAGAAGCATTAGGTTCTATTGCAGTATTTTTAAGATATCCTATTTAA
- a CDS encoding cell wall biosynthesis protein: protein MEIYQMWIVAFFLTLILTIIFTVLFSKIKGNLFENIRGGIPRGVGIAPFLVMVLFFPEPYNYLIAIIGIMAFIDDLIGRKRLGSYMEIGQFFRGIGILVVMIYGYLIMGPVAILVALMVQILNIADMQPGTACFTVIIMSVVSFTILTLFHSSSYYIPILLLLICLGYISQDYSGYIMMGEIGNHSFGVALGICFALVSATITKTIAPTVFYPVEFIIMLILFLITAIIIAKLREETLRYYLTYYLHIDTPTFGDFVMDVLTGGGLGDLFRRLILENEHPTIKNSLLIKLGGRRLVYNPFKSKKSKKDILNKKISLAEDEEGFI from the coding sequence ATGGAAATCTATCAAATGTGGATAGTTGCATTTTTTCTAACATTAATTTTGACAATAATATTTACAGTATTATTTTCTAAGATAAAGGGAAATCTATTTGAAAACATTCGAGGTGGAATTCCAAGAGGTGTTGGTATAGCACCATTTTTAGTAATGGTATTATTTTTCCCAGAACCATATAACTATTTAATAGCTATAATTGGAATTATGGCTTTTATTGATGATTTAATAGGACGTAAACGTCTTGGTTCATACATGGAAATAGGTCAATTCTTTAGAGGAATTGGGATATTAGTAGTTATGATATATGGTTATTTGATAATGGGGCCAGTAGCTATACTAGTAGCATTAATGGTACAAATATTAAATATTGCTGATATGCAACCAGGTACAGCATGTTTTACAGTTATAATAATGTCTGTAGTATCATTTACAATACTAACATTATTCCATTCTTCATCATATTATATACCTATATTGTTATTATTAATTTGTTTAGGTTATATATCACAGGATTATTCTGGATATATTATGATGGGAGAAATTGGAAACCATTCATTTGGTGTGGCATTAGGTATTTGTTTTGCTCTTGTTTCAGCAACAATAACTAAAACAATTGCACCTACAGTTTTCTATCCGGTAGAATTTATAATAATGTTAATTTTATTCTTAATCACAGCAATAATAATTGCTAAATTACGTGAAGAAACATTAAGGTATTATTTAACATATTATTTACACATAGACACACCAACTTTCGGTGATTTTGTAATGGATGTTTTAACAGGTGGTGGATTAGGTGATCTTTTCAGAAGATTAATTTTAGAAAATGAACATCCCACCATTAAAAATTCTCTTTTAATAAAATTAGGTGGAAGAAGATTAGTATACAATCCATTTAAATCAAAAAAATCAAAAAAAGATATATTGAATAAAAAGATTTCTTTAGCTGAAGATGAAGAAGGATTTATTTAA